CGCGGATCACCTCGCCCTGGAACAGTTCGCGCGTGGCGTCCTGCACCTGTTCTGGGGTAAAGCGCGGTGCGATGGAGCGAAACACCTCGAGGAAGGTCTCGGGGCTGGCGACCGCCTCGCGGATATCGACGGCGTTGGTGATGTCGTCCGCCAGCAGCGATCCCGCCTGGATGCGCGACTGTTCGACGCTGTCGACGAAGGCCACGTCGAAGCTGGCCACCGCCTGGTCGATCTCGGCCTGCGAAGGCGGGCTGGCGAGCGCATCGGCGATCACCCCGCGCACGTCGACGAGCGCGGCTTCCCAATCCTCGGTCAGCGGCGCAAAGGTGACGAAGGTGCCATCCACGCTGCGGCTGATCTTGTCCCGCTGAACGCCGGCGAAAAGATACGATCCGCCAGCCCGCGCGCGGTTCTCCAGCCGCCGGTTCACCACCGCCGTGGCGACCGAGCCCAGCAGGTTCTGGCGGTTGTATTCGAGGTTGTCGACGACCTCCACCCAGGGGCGCATGATCGCGTAGGTCAGCCCGCGCGGTTGCCCGGGCTCGACGATGACGGTGAGCTCGCCAACCGGGTTCTCGCCATCGGCGCCGGCGGGAGCCTGGGGGTCACCAAAATCGGGCGCCGGGGTCAGCGGCCCTTCGCCGCGCCAGTCGGCAAAGTGGCGTTCCACCATGGCGGCGAGCACCTGCGGATCGGCATCGCCGACCAGCACCACCACGGCGTTTTCCGGGCGATACCAGCGACGATGGAACGCGCGCACGCTTTCCTGCGTCGCTGCCTCCAGTGCCTCTGCCGTGCCGATGGGGCTGCGTTCGGCAAGCCGCTGTCCGGCGAAGAACGTGGCGGTGGTCTGGTCGGCCACGCGCCGCTGGGCGCCCGCGCTCTCGCGCCGCTCGGCCAGCACGATCGGCAGATCGGCCGCAAGGTTGGCGCTCGACAGGGTAGGCGCGGCGACCATGCCGGCAAAGCGGCGCACGCTGTCGTCCATGGTGGTACGATTGGCGTTCGGCAGGTCGAGCTTGAAGGTGGTCGCCGTGGGACTGGTGGTGGCATTGGTGTCAAAGCCGAAGCTTGCCCCCAGCCGCTGGAAATGCGGGATCGCCTCCCCCGGGCCAAAGGTGCTGCTTTCACGGAATACCATGTGTTCCAGCAGGTGGGCATAGCCACGCTCGGCATCGTTCTCATGCAGCGACCCCGCATCGATGCGGACGCGCAAGGACATCTGGCACGGTGGCACGTCGTTCTGGCGCACGGCATAGCGCAGGCCAGTGGGCAATTCGCCGAACAGCCAGTTCTCGTCTTCCGGAATGTCCGTCCCGCGATAGATCCACGGATCGTCGGGACGGGCATACTGCGGCTGGTCCGCAGCGCTCGCCTGGACGAAGCAACTTTCCTGCGCGATGGCGGGCAGCGGCAGAAGGAGGACGAGGGGGAGAAAAGCGCCGGCAGCGCGCGCAATGAATGTCATGGTGTCTCAACTGTCGGGCCAGGAATGAAGGTCTGGTGAATGGTGCGCACGATTGCTTGTGGCAAGACGAGTTTCTCTTGACCCACCCCGCCCTTGCCCCGTCCCGCCGCCACCCCTACATCGCCACCCATGTTCATAGAGACCGAAACCACCCCCAATCCGGCCACGCTCAAGTTCCTGCCCGGACAGCAAGTAATGCAGGCCGGCACCCGCGATTTCGCCAGCCCGGAAGAGGCGGAGGCCAGCCCCCTGGCGCAGGCGCTGTTCGACACCGGAGAGGTAACGGGCGTTTTCTTCGGCGGCGATTTCATCTCCGTCACCGCCGCGCCGGGAGTCGCCTGGGCGGATCTCAAGCCGCAGGTGGTGGCCGTGCTGCTGGATCATTTCGTTTCGCAGGCACCGCTGTTCGCCGATACCGGCATGGGTAACGGCATCGCCGTGCCGCCCGAAGATGCCGACATCGGCAATGACGCGGGCACGGAGGACGTGGTCGCCCAGATCGAGGAACTGATCGAAACCAGGGTGCGGCCCGCGGTTGCCAACGACGGTGGCGACATCCGCTATCGCGGCTTTCGTGACGGTGTGGTCTACCTCGCCATGCAGGGCGCGTGTTCGGGTTGTCCAAGCTCGACCGCCACGTTGAAGCATGGCATCGAAGGCCTTCTCAAGCATTACGTCCCCGAAGTGAAGGAAGTGCGCGCAGCATGACGAATACCCTATCCGACGAAGCCCTCGACCTGCTGTTCCGCGAAGCGCGCAGCTACAACGGCTGGCTCGACAAGGACGTCAGCGACGAACAGATCCACGCAATCTACGAACTGCTGAAGATGGGGCCGACCTCTGCCAACCAGCAGCCGGGCCGCTTCGTGTGGTGCAAGTCGCAGGATTCCCGCGAACGGCTGGCCAGCCACGCCAGCGAGGGCAATCGTCAGAAGATCCTCGACGCGCCGGTGTGCGTCATCATCGGCTACGATCTCGATTTTCACGAGCAGCTTCCCTGGCTGTTCCCGCATACCGACGCCAAGAGCTGGTTCGCAGGCGATGCCGATGCGCGCAAGGAAAGCGCCTTCCGCAATTCGGTCCTGCAAGGCGCTTACCTGATGCTGGCGGCGCGCGCGCTGGGCCTCGATTGCGGGCCGATGTCGGGCTTCGATCAGGACGCGACGACGAAGGAATTCTTCGCCGACCAGCCGCGTTACCGGGCCGACTGGCTGTGCTCCATTGGCTATGGTGACCGCTCGACCATCTTCGATCGCAGCCCGCGACCGGAATTCGACACCTTCAATAAACTGCTCTGATCGCTAAGGGGCCTTCCCATGGGATGGCACGCGTGAAGACACTGGCAATTGATTGCGCGACGGAGGCCTGCTCGGTTGCGCTGTTCGATGGCAATGCCATGATCGCCGGCTTTTGCGAGCCGATGCGCCGTGGCCATGCGGAACGGCTGGTGCCGATGATCGCTGACTTGCCCGAGCGCGGGCGTGCAGACCGCGTGCTGGTCTCGCTGGGCCCGGGCAGTTTTACCGGCGTGCGCATCGGCCTTGCCGCCGCGCGCGCGCTGGGCCTTGCCTGGGGGGCCGAGGTTCTGGGCTATCCCACCCTGGCACTGGTGGCGGCCATGGCACAGGGGGATCGCCCCGGCGAAGCGGTGACGGTGGTAATGGAGGGCGGCCACGGCCAGTGGTTCATGCAGAACTTCGACGCCACCGGGATTGCCACCGACCAGGTCCAGTCGCTCCTGCCCGAAGATGCGGACCGCGCGGCGCAGCATCGGTTGGTCGCGGGCAACCGGGCGCCCGCGCTGGCAGCGCTGCCCGGCGGTGCCGCGCGCGAGGCGCTGCCCGTGTCCCCCGATGCGCGCCAGGCGCTGATGCTGGCCCCTGTCCACTGGCGCAGCGATCTCGCCCCGCTCTACGGTCGCGGCCCCGATGCGCGACTGCCGGCGGCAAAGCCATGACCGACGATCTCGACGCGATCATGGTGGTGATGGAGGCCGCCTTCGACCCGGCCTACGCCGAGGCCTGGACCCGGCGGCAGATCGCGGATTCGCTGGTCTTTCCCAGTTCGCATTACATCCTTGCCGACGAGGGTGCCGGTTTCGTCCTGTCGCGAAGCGCGGCAGACGAGGAGGAACTGCTTCTGATCGCCGTCCACCCCGCCGCGCGCGGATGCGGCGTTGGCGCAGCCCTGATGCAGCAGTTCCTCGATGAGGCCCGTGATCGCGGAGCGCGGCGGGCTTTCCTGGAAATGCGCGCCGGAAACCCCGCCGAACGGCTCTATCGGCGCCACGGCTTCGAACAGATCGGTCTGCGC
This is a stretch of genomic DNA from Aurantiacibacter arachoides. It encodes these proteins:
- a CDS encoding M16 family metallopeptidase — its product is MTFIARAAGAFLPLVLLLPLPAIAQESCFVQASAADQPQYARPDDPWIYRGTDIPEDENWLFGELPTGLRYAVRQNDVPPCQMSLRVRIDAGSLHENDAERGYAHLLEHMVFRESSTFGPGEAIPHFQRLGASFGFDTNATTSPTATTFKLDLPNANRTTMDDSVRRFAGMVAAPTLSSANLAADLPIVLAERRESAGAQRRVADQTTATFFAGQRLAERSPIGTAEALEAATQESVRAFHRRWYRPENAVVVLVGDADPQVLAAMVERHFADWRGEGPLTPAPDFGDPQAPAGADGENPVGELTVIVEPGQPRGLTYAIMRPWVEVVDNLEYNRQNLLGSVATAVVNRRLENRARAGGSYLFAGVQRDKISRSVDGTFVTFAPLTEDWEAALVDVRGVIADALASPPSQAEIDQAVASFDVAFVDSVEQSRIQAGSLLADDITNAVDIREAVASPETFLEVFRSIAPRFTPEQVQDATRELFQGEVIRGVMMVPAPGEVTEAELRTALSAPVVASDDARDNTAAVNFADLPAIGEPAAPTAVQPLGVLGAERLTFANGVRALILGRDNEPGRVTVRVRFGDGMAGVAADEGVYAELGELALVNSGIGPLGQNDLDRLAADLKVGFDFDIGEGAFTFQGLTRQEDLEEQLYLFAAKLAMPSWDPAPFERARASALIAYESYGRDPNGVLNRDLEWLLHDRDPRYATADAATLRAATPEQFRAVWERLLAQGPVEVDVFGDIDRQATIDALSRTFGALADRTPVTAVAAPDAGFPAGGPDATTLTHSGDPDQAAALIAWPLGGGSEGIVQSRKLDLLAQVFSNRLLDGLRERAGAAYTPFATSSWPLDRPDGGYLFALVQIEPSLLPAFFDEAEEIASDLATNGPTADELERVIEPARQYLLRAQTGHTFWLNQLQGAAFDTNRLVYLPSIFRDVDEATPAELQALAQRYLSARPGWRLQVVPAAASTAAPAAAAAGR
- a CDS encoding NifU family protein — its product is MFIETETTPNPATLKFLPGQQVMQAGTRDFASPEEAEASPLAQALFDTGEVTGVFFGGDFISVTAAPGVAWADLKPQVVAVLLDHFVSQAPLFADTGMGNGIAVPPEDADIGNDAGTEDVVAQIEELIETRVRPAVANDGGDIRYRGFRDGVVYLAMQGACSGCPSSTATLKHGIEGLLKHYVPEVKEVRAA
- a CDS encoding malonic semialdehyde reductase, with the protein product MTNTLSDEALDLLFREARSYNGWLDKDVSDEQIHAIYELLKMGPTSANQQPGRFVWCKSQDSRERLASHASEGNRQKILDAPVCVIIGYDLDFHEQLPWLFPHTDAKSWFAGDADARKESAFRNSVLQGAYLMLAARALGLDCGPMSGFDQDATTKEFFADQPRYRADWLCSIGYGDRSTIFDRSPRPEFDTFNKLL
- the tsaB gene encoding tRNA (adenosine(37)-N6)-threonylcarbamoyltransferase complex dimerization subunit type 1 TsaB yields the protein MARVKTLAIDCATEACSVALFDGNAMIAGFCEPMRRGHAERLVPMIADLPERGRADRVLVSLGPGSFTGVRIGLAAARALGLAWGAEVLGYPTLALVAAMAQGDRPGEAVTVVMEGGHGQWFMQNFDATGIATDQVQSLLPEDADRAAQHRLVAGNRAPALAALPGGAAREALPVSPDARQALMLAPVHWRSDLAPLYGRGPDARLPAAKP
- the rimI gene encoding ribosomal protein S18-alanine N-acetyltransferase, whose translation is MTDDLDAIMVVMEAAFDPAYAEAWTRRQIADSLVFPSSHYILADEGAGFVLSRSAADEEELLLIAVHPAARGCGVGAALMQQFLDEARDRGARRAFLEMRAGNPAERLYRRHGFEQIGLRRNYYQRAQQGPIDAITFAKTLA